The nucleotide window AATGCTCCTTCAACTTATTCAACTCTGCTGTCTTCTGGAAATAGAGGTTAGTCGCTCTCTACTGTAGGACCACGGTAAAAGAGAATAGTATCGTCTTCCACGGTAATAATAGCAAACGTATTGATGCTACCATCAACATGGCTGGACCCGTTGTCGGTAAAGACGACGAAAAGTACGTTAGAGCATCAACTCGTTTAGAGGACGCCCACTACTACCGGTCACAAGTTGAGTCCCTACAGAAGGAGAATGAGAAGAGATGGAAATAGAACAGAATACTACGCAGGATAAGGTCGTACTACAAGAGAGCTGGGGACGTCCTAGAGGATTCCGCAAAAAAAGGTAGGTAAGTGGGTTGAGGTAGCTTACTCATTAAACGTCTCCGCCATCTTCCTTGACCACATCAACAACCCCATTGAGAGAGTGAAGAAGTTGCCCTCTGGGTTTAAGGATGGACTTTACCTCATGCAGTACCGTAGACCGCAGTACTGGATTGAATCGCAAGCAAAGGACCTCGGACTCAAGGTAGTCTACGTTGACCCTCATTACTTCTCTACTCATTGACCTAAATGCGGTAATAACTATGAATTTACATCAGAGGGGTTCTCTTCCTCTCTACTGCCTTCATATGGGAGATCTAACTCCGAATCGATGAGGAGAACTCTCCATTGTGGGGAGGAGGTCACGATTGTTACTGACTGCCCCGCTGCGAGGCGCTTTAAAGA belongs to Metallosphaera tengchongensis and includes:
- a CDS encoding IS200/IS605 family accessory protein TnpB-related protein, yielding MFLDHINNPIERVKKLPSGFKDGLYLMQYRRPQYWIESQAKDLGLKVVYVDPHYFSTH